The Thermus brockianus genome window below encodes:
- the nth gene encoding endonuclease III, which yields MGCPREGLKERKARALAVLRALKEAYPGARTELKHNSPFQLLVATVLSAQATDRSVNEATPALFARFPDAKALAEATPEEVEPYIRRIGLYKTKAKNLVALAQRLVAEYGGEVPRSKEALMRLPGVGWKTATVVLGAAFGVPGIAVDTHVARLSRRLCLTEAKRPEKIGRDLESLFPKEDWVFVHHALVLHGRYVCTARRPRCGACVLAPYCPSREA from the coding sequence TCTCAGAGCCTTAAAGGAGGCCTATCCCGGTGCCCGCACGGAGCTTAAGCACAATAGCCCCTTCCAACTCCTTGTGGCCACGGTCCTTTCCGCCCAGGCCACGGATAGGAGCGTGAACGAGGCCACCCCGGCTCTCTTCGCCCGCTTTCCCGACGCCAAGGCCCTGGCGGAGGCCACGCCCGAGGAGGTGGAGCCCTATATCAGGCGCATCGGGCTCTACAAGACCAAGGCCAAGAACCTGGTGGCCCTGGCGCAGCGGCTCGTGGCGGAGTATGGGGGAGAGGTGCCTAGGAGCAAGGAGGCCCTCATGCGGCTTCCCGGGGTGGGTTGGAAGACGGCCACGGTGGTCCTGGGGGCGGCCTTCGGCGTCCCCGGCATCGCCGTGGACACCCACGTGGCGCGCCTAAGCCGGAGGCTTTGCCTTACGGAAGCCAAGCGCCCGGAGAAGATTGGAAGGGATTTGGAAAGCCTTTTCCCCAAGGAGGACTGGGTCTTCGTCCACCACGCCCTGGTCCTCCACGGCCGCTACGTGTGCACGGCGAGGAGGCCCCGTTGCGGCGCCTGCGTCCTCGCCCCCTACTGTCCAAGCCGGGAGGCTTAG
- a CDS encoding MFS transporter, with protein MKGISPAYRFVLASFLWSFGANLVYFFLNFHLQALGYTRAHIGYAQALLLLMGVVSALPLAYLIPRLGYLKSLYLAFFLAAGSGLLLGLGLLVFPALGGYGLAGALLQGAAAPLMARLVPPERRVALFSLQAALTTASGFFSTLLAGLLSEWVGARHVLLFALPFFLLAVPLALGLPEGEGKTPRLGGRFGVWLRLLVPQVVIGFGAGLVIPFLNLYLKEKFGLTYGATGLVFALSSLATGGAMLLQPLLVHRVGKLKAIVLVQALSLPFLALLAWAPWLPVVTFALLVRGALMNAAGPVYAALVMDYLPEEERPGFFLVESALWSLLFALGSALSGKLQAALGLPAFHYLFGATLALYALGIALWPWAFGRLKALYEA; from the coding sequence GTGAAGGGGATTTCCCCCGCATACCGCTTTGTGCTGGCCAGTTTTCTTTGGTCCTTCGGGGCCAACCTGGTTTACTTTTTCCTCAACTTCCACCTCCAGGCCCTGGGCTATACCCGGGCCCACATCGGCTACGCCCAGGCCCTTCTCCTCCTCATGGGGGTGGTGTCCGCCCTGCCCCTCGCCTACCTCATCCCCCGCCTGGGTTACCTCAAAAGCCTCTACTTGGCCTTTTTCCTGGCGGCGGGAAGCGGTCTGCTCCTGGGGCTCGGCCTCTTGGTCTTTCCCGCCCTCGGGGGGTACGGCCTGGCGGGGGCCCTTTTGCAGGGGGCGGCGGCGCCCCTCATGGCGCGGCTCGTGCCCCCGGAAAGGCGGGTGGCCCTTTTCAGCCTGCAGGCGGCCCTCACCACGGCGAGCGGCTTTTTCTCCACCCTGCTCGCTGGCCTCCTGTCCGAGTGGGTGGGGGCCAGGCACGTCCTCCTCTTCGCCCTGCCCTTCTTCCTCCTGGCGGTGCCCTTGGCCCTGGGCTTGCCGGAAGGGGAAGGGAAGACCCCTCGGCTTGGGGGGCGGTTTGGGGTGTGGCTTCGCCTCCTCGTGCCCCAGGTGGTCATCGGCTTTGGGGCGGGGCTCGTCATTCCCTTTTTGAACCTTTACCTGAAGGAGAAGTTCGGCCTCACCTACGGGGCCACGGGGCTCGTCTTCGCCCTCTCCTCCTTGGCCACGGGCGGGGCCATGCTCCTCCAGCCCCTTTTGGTGCATAGGGTGGGGAAGCTTAAGGCCATCGTCCTGGTGCAGGCCCTCTCCCTCCCCTTCCTCGCCCTTTTGGCCTGGGCCCCTTGGCTTCCCGTGGTCACCTTCGCCCTTTTGGTGCGGGGGGCCCTGATGAACGCCGCCGGGCCCGTCTACGCCGCCTTGGTCATGGACTACTTGCCCGAGGAGGAGCGCCCGGGTTTCTTTTTGGTGGAGTCGGCGCTTTGGAGCCTCCTTTTCGCCCTAGGAAGTGCCCTTTCCGGTAAGCTCCAGGCGGCTTTGGGGCTTCCCGCCTTCCACTACCTCTTTGGGGCCACCTTGGCCCTTTACGCCCTGGGCATCGCCCTTTGGCCGTGGGCCTTTGGCCGCCTAAAAGCCCTTTACGAGGCCTAA
- the glp gene encoding gephyrin-like molybdotransferase Glp, with the protein MRTNLSVEEALALVLAEARGELGVEEVPLREAYGRVLAEDLASRVDHPDQDDTAVDGYACREEDTWGASGDNPVRLRVIGESPAGRPFAGRVGKGEAVAVYTGAPIPPGANAVVRVEDTRREGEDVLLFAPASPKDIRPKGDDLKRGEVYLRRGDLLTPGRLGLAAAMGYPRLKVFRRPRVGILSTGDEVVEPGEPLPFGGVYNSNAYSLLGLVLEAGGEPVLLGKVADRPEEVLARLEAAGPLDLLLTSGGVSMGEYDVVRKVLEERGEVVFWKVKQQPGGPLLLARLGGLPVLGLPGNPVSSMVTFFLYGRPFLFRLLGRTDPPYRPLKARALTPFKGAKGKKVFRRGVLSFEEELVVRTTGNQSSGVLRSMAFGNALVVLPPDRDAREGEVVEVIPLTFVL; encoded by the coding sequence GTGCGCACGAACCTCAGCGTGGAGGAAGCCTTGGCCCTGGTGCTGGCGGAGGCCCGCGGGGAGCTGGGCGTGGAGGAGGTTCCCCTCCGGGAGGCCTACGGCCGGGTCCTGGCGGAAGACCTCGCCTCCCGGGTGGACCACCCGGACCAGGACGACACCGCCGTGGACGGCTACGCCTGCCGGGAGGAGGATACTTGGGGGGCTTCGGGGGATAACCCCGTGCGCCTCCGGGTCATCGGGGAGTCTCCGGCGGGGAGGCCCTTTGCGGGCAGGGTGGGGAAGGGCGAGGCGGTGGCGGTGTACACGGGTGCCCCCATTCCCCCGGGGGCCAACGCCGTGGTGCGGGTGGAGGACACGCGGCGGGAAGGGGAGGATGTCCTCCTCTTCGCCCCAGCGAGCCCCAAGGACATCCGGCCCAAGGGGGATGACCTGAAGCGGGGGGAGGTTTACCTGAGGCGGGGGGATCTCCTCACCCCCGGGAGGCTGGGCCTGGCTGCGGCCATGGGCTACCCACGCCTCAAGGTCTTCCGCCGGCCCCGGGTGGGCATCCTCTCCACGGGGGACGAGGTGGTGGAGCCGGGGGAGCCCTTGCCCTTCGGCGGGGTGTACAACTCCAACGCCTATAGCCTGTTGGGGTTGGTCCTCGAGGCGGGGGGGGAACCCGTCCTCCTGGGCAAGGTGGCGGACCGTCCCGAGGAGGTGCTGGCCCGCCTGGAGGCGGCGGGGCCTTTGGACCTCCTCCTCACCTCGGGCGGGGTTTCCATGGGGGAGTACGACGTGGTGCGGAAGGTCTTGGAAGAGAGGGGCGAGGTGGTCTTCTGGAAGGTGAAGCAGCAGCCCGGAGGGCCTTTGCTCCTCGCCCGGCTAGGGGGCCTTCCCGTCCTAGGCCTTCCGGGAAACCCCGTGTCCAGCATGGTCACCTTCTTCCTCTACGGCAGGCCCTTCCTCTTCCGCCTCCTAGGGCGCACCGACCCCCCTTACCGCCCCCTCAAGGCCCGGGCCCTTACCCCCTTCAAGGGGGCCAAGGGCAAGAAGGTCTTCCGCCGGGGGGTGCTTTCCTTTGAGGAGGAGCTCGTGGTGCGCACCACGGGCAACCAAAGCAGCGGCGTCCTCCGCTCCATGGCCTTCGGCAACGCCCTCGTGGTCCTTCCCCCGGACCGGGACGCCCGGGAGGGGGAGGTGGTGGAGGTCATCCCCTTGACATTCGTGCTCTAG